Proteins from a genomic interval of Myxococcota bacterium:
- a CDS encoding class I SAM-dependent methyltransferase, whose product MAVESRVLPPLRRRDPDRPWYSFAARLLPAAPLGRWADLGCGRGEFIEQASGGDRSGIGVDYAAASAKALRATGRPALVADLNHGLPFASGSLDGATLIEVIEHIVQAEALVAELARVIRPGGWLIVTTPNVVHIAYRWRALTGHPPKQEGYHYRFFTRSTLEEMFREAGFRVTAQASFGKQALLSKLARLAGKGAKHKVRYVVPRPLEPLLAQHFVWRLERLRSA is encoded by the coding sequence ATGGCCGTCGAGTCACGAGTCCTGCCTCCGCTGCGGCGGCGCGACCCGGACCGGCCCTGGTATTCGTTCGCGGCGCGGCTCCTGCCAGCGGCGCCGCTCGGCCGCTGGGCGGACCTGGGCTGCGGGCGCGGTGAGTTCATCGAGCAGGCCTCGGGCGGCGACAGGAGCGGAATCGGCGTGGACTATGCGGCGGCCAGCGCCAAGGCGTTGCGCGCGACCGGCCGGCCCGCGCTGGTGGCCGACCTGAACCACGGTCTGCCGTTCGCGAGCGGCTCGCTCGACGGCGCCACGCTGATCGAGGTCATCGAGCACATCGTGCAGGCCGAGGCGCTGGTGGCCGAGCTCGCGCGAGTCATCCGCCCCGGCGGCTGGCTGATCGTGACCACTCCCAACGTGGTGCACATCGCATACCGCTGGCGGGCGCTCACCGGTCACCCGCCCAAGCAAGAGGGCTACCACTACCGCTTCTTCACCCGTTCGACGCTCGAGGAGATGTTCCGTGAGGCCGGCTTTCGAGTCACCGCGCAGGCGTCGTTCGGCAAGCAGGCGCTGTTGTCGAAGCTCGCGCGCCTGGCAGGCAAGGGCGCCAAGCACAAGGTGCGCTACGTGGTGCCGCGGCCGCTCGAGCCGCTGCTCGCGCAGCACTTCGTGTGGCGCCTGGAGCGGCTGCGCAGCGCGTGA
- a CDS encoding MoaD/ThiS family protein: MQVTLASALRGYTQNREHVPASGATVDELLRSLDQSFPGIRFRIVDEQERIRVHIRIFVNRELAGLGSAVREGDDVRILCALSGG; the protein is encoded by the coding sequence ATGCAGGTCACCCTGGCCAGCGCCCTGCGCGGCTACACGCAGAACCGAGAGCACGTGCCCGCCTCGGGCGCGACGGTCGACGAGCTGCTGCGCAGCCTCGACCAGTCGTTTCCCGGCATCCGCTTTCGCATCGTCGACGAGCAGGAGCGGATCCGGGTCCACATCCGCATCTTCGTGAACCGCGAGCTCGCCGGCCTGGGCAGCGCCGTGCGCGAGGGCGACGACGTGCGGATCCTGTGCGCGCTGAGCGGGGGATGA
- a CDS encoding DUF952 domain-containing protein, translating to MSPVFHLVSEPELAAGIGASHYTPARFAEDGFVHCCADRASALAVARDYFAGATSAVLLLELDPARLDARLVFEAPAPLPGAPTTHLASAEKFPHVYGPIALRAIAGVGRLERRGDGFAWPAGFAPLGESVAAALAARLGAGEARGLAALRRLRRDTSRALRGAPARLVLEIGQSLVASGAPGARVLGSELVRHHPTALSALRAADARRLAGRLESWSDVDVFGCAISGQAFRDGRLAQSEILRWTRSRDLFWRRAALVSTVPLNVRAQGGSGDAPRTLRICRALVDDREDLVVKALSWALRALAERDPAAVRRFVQAHRAALAPRVLREVGNKLRTGRKNP from the coding sequence ATGAGCCCGGTCTTCCACCTGGTGAGCGAGCCCGAGCTCGCGGCCGGGATCGGCGCGAGTCACTACACGCCCGCGCGCTTCGCCGAGGACGGCTTCGTGCACTGCTGCGCAGACCGCGCAAGCGCGCTGGCGGTGGCGCGCGACTACTTCGCGGGCGCGACGTCGGCCGTGCTCTTGCTCGAGCTCGACCCCGCGCGGCTCGACGCGCGGCTCGTGTTCGAGGCACCCGCGCCGCTGCCCGGCGCGCCCACCACCCACCTGGCCAGCGCGGAGAAGTTCCCGCACGTGTACGGGCCGATCGCGCTGCGCGCGATCGCCGGAGTGGGCCGCCTCGAGCGCCGGGGCGACGGCTTCGCCTGGCCCGCGGGCTTCGCGCCCCTGGGCGAGTCAGTGGCGGCGGCGCTGGCGGCACGGCTCGGCGCCGGCGAGGCCCGCGGCCTGGCGGCGCTGCGCCGGCTGCGGCGAGACACCTCGCGCGCGCTGCGCGGCGCGCCGGCCCGGCTCGTGCTCGAGATCGGCCAGTCACTCGTCGCGAGCGGGGCTCCGGGCGCGCGCGTGCTCGGCAGCGAGCTCGTGCGCCACCACCCGACCGCGCTCTCGGCGCTGCGTGCCGCCGACGCGCGCCGGCTGGCCGGGAGACTCGAGAGCTGGTCCGACGTCGACGTCTTCGGCTGCGCGATCTCGGGCCAGGCGTTCCGCGACGGGCGGCTCGCCCAGTCCGAGATCCTGCGCTGGACGCGCTCGCGCGATCTCTTCTGGCGGCGCGCGGCGCTGGTCAGCACCGTGCCGCTCAACGTCCGCGCGCAGGGCGGAAGCGGCGACGCGCCCCGCACGCTGCGCATCTGCCGCGCGCTGGTCGACGACCGCGAGGACCTGGTGGTGAAGGCGCTCTCGTGGGCGCTGCGCGCGCTGGCCGAGCGCGATCCGGCCGCGGTGCGGCGCTTCGTCCAGGCCCACCGCGCGGCGCTGGCCCCGCGCGTGCTGCGCGAGGTCGGAAACAAGCTGCGGACCGGTCGGAAGAATCCGTGA
- a CDS encoding GNAT family N-acetyltransferase, whose amino-acid sequence MADREIRPMRHDELEAVVRAWRRSRDANQPWLEARMSYAPAQDLAFFRDVIAEKCEVWLAARGGEVLGLLALHDGFVEQLYVDPPAWRQGVGRELIAHAMARFPAGLSLYTHQRNQRARAFYERLGFRPVAFGVSPSPECEPDVKYAWAPAAL is encoded by the coding sequence GTGGCCGACCGCGAGATCCGACCGATGAGACACGACGAGCTCGAGGCCGTGGTGCGCGCGTGGCGCCGCTCGCGCGACGCCAACCAGCCGTGGCTCGAGGCCCGCATGAGTTATGCACCCGCGCAGGACCTCGCGTTCTTTCGCGACGTGATCGCAGAGAAGTGCGAGGTGTGGCTGGCCGCGCGGGGCGGCGAGGTGCTCGGTCTCTTGGCGCTCCACGACGGCTTCGTCGAGCAGCTCTACGTCGACCCGCCCGCCTGGCGCCAGGGCGTGGGCCGCGAGCTGATCGCGCACGCGATGGCGCGTTTCCCCGCGGGTCTCTCGCTCTACACGCACCAGCGCAACCAGCGCGCGCGCGCCTTCTACGAACGCCTCGGCTTCCGGCCGGTGGCCTTCGGAGTCAGCCCTTCGCCGGAGTGCGAGCCGGACGTGAAGTACGCCTGGGCGCCCGCGGCGTTGTAG
- a CDS encoding GNAT family N-acetyltransferase → MIQIREADLSREDDARALVEIVDSYARGPGGQNAPLSAAARARLPQGLRAHPAAFALLAFDGGRPVGVAVCFVGFSTFHGQPLVNIHDLAVLPDHRARGIGSRLLEAVEQRARTLGACRVTLEVGDSNHRARRLYERHGFGGSQQFLKKPL, encoded by the coding sequence TTGATCCAGATCCGCGAAGCCGATCTCAGCCGCGAGGACGACGCGCGAGCGCTGGTCGAGATCGTCGACTCCTACGCGCGCGGCCCGGGCGGCCAGAACGCGCCGCTCTCGGCCGCTGCGCGGGCCCGTCTGCCGCAAGGGTTGCGCGCGCACCCGGCGGCGTTCGCTCTGCTCGCCTTCGACGGCGGGCGGCCGGTCGGCGTGGCCGTCTGCTTCGTGGGCTTCTCGACCTTCCACGGCCAGCCGCTGGTCAACATCCACGACCTGGCGGTGCTTCCGGACCACCGAGCGCGCGGCATCGGCAGTCGGCTGCTCGAGGCGGTCGAGCAGCGCGCGCGAACGCTGGGCGCCTGCCGGGTCACGCTCGAGGTGGGCGACTCGAACCACCGCGCCCGCCGGCTCTACGAGAGACACGGCTTCGGCGGGTCGCAGCAGTTTCTCAAGAAGCCGCTCTAG
- a CDS encoding VOC family protein, which translates to MIDHVSLRVSDFGRSKKFFAAALAPLGYAVLMEFDGAAGLGAGRPDFWLGQGTAGGPTHVCFGAASRPQVDAFHKAALAAGGRDNGAPGLRTHYHPTYYGAFVLDPDGNNIEAVCHLPA; encoded by the coding sequence ATGATCGACCACGTGAGTCTCCGGGTCAGTGACTTCGGGCGCAGCAAGAAGTTCTTCGCGGCGGCGCTGGCGCCGTTGGGCTACGCGGTGCTGATGGAGTTCGACGGGGCCGCCGGGCTGGGCGCGGGCCGGCCCGACTTCTGGCTCGGCCAGGGCACCGCGGGCGGCCCCACGCACGTGTGTTTCGGCGCGGCCAGCCGCCCGCAAGTCGACGCCTTCCACAAGGCCGCGCTCGCCGCCGGCGGCCGCGACAACGGCGCTCCGGGCCTGCGGACTCACTACCATCCGACCTACTACGGCGCGTTCGTCCTCGATCCCGACGGGAACAACATCGAGGCCGTATGCCACCTGCCGGCCTGA
- a CDS encoding phytanoyl-CoA dioxygenase family protein — MSNHFSPSLAPGQVDSFRERGYTSIAAISTPDEVRWLREVYDELIEDERPLRLRYGGAGPSGVEGTINQIFLPEMQVPKLLETQYIRNAKRLAAELLEIPEATYGGLMFIFKPAAAGRDTPFHQDEVYWEFRHQRCHSLSVWMPLDEVTVDSGCMQFVPGSQKNDVLRYRKPENEPLVLDQPFDLSGAVPVPLKPGGATFHHCRTVHGTAPNTSPRPRRALTTIFHGPRAERVPPLTRPWMGES, encoded by the coding sequence ATGTCGAATCACTTCTCGCCGAGTCTCGCACCCGGGCAGGTCGATTCGTTCAGGGAGCGCGGCTACACGTCGATCGCCGCGATCTCCACGCCCGACGAGGTGCGCTGGCTGCGCGAAGTCTACGACGAGCTGATCGAAGACGAGCGCCCTCTGCGCCTGCGCTACGGCGGGGCCGGCCCGAGCGGGGTCGAGGGCACGATCAACCAGATCTTCCTGCCCGAGATGCAGGTGCCCAAGCTGCTCGAGACGCAGTACATCCGGAACGCCAAGCGCCTCGCGGCCGAGCTGCTCGAGATTCCCGAGGCGACCTACGGCGGGCTGATGTTCATCTTCAAGCCCGCCGCCGCCGGGCGAGACACTCCCTTCCACCAGGACGAGGTGTACTGGGAGTTCCGCCACCAGCGCTGTCACTCACTCTCGGTCTGGATGCCGCTCGACGAAGTCACCGTCGACAGCGGCTGCATGCAGTTCGTGCCCGGCTCGCAGAAGAACGACGTGCTGCGCTACCGCAAGCCCGAGAACGAGCCGCTCGTGCTCGACCAGCCGTTCGACCTCTCCGGCGCCGTGCCCGTGCCGCTAAAGCCCGGCGGCGCCACCTTCCACCACTGCCGCACCGTGCACGGCACCGCGCCCAACACGAGCCCCCGCCCCCGCCGCGCGCTGACCACGATCTTCCACGGCCCGCGCGCCGAGCGCGTGCCGCCACTCACACGGCCGTGGATGGGGGAGAGCTAG
- a CDS encoding glycosyl hydrolase yields the protein MATRKGAFFYFANAARTRWRLEGPHFLGQIVNHVALDPRDGRTLLAAVRPGQLGPTIYRSADLGATWQEAKQPPAFARAREGERALAVSHTFHLTPGHSGEPGVWYAAVSPPALFRSADGGVTWAGVEGWNQHPMRFQWCPPEDQTPDGSIMHSVIVDPRDPSHLYVGCSGGGSFESLDRGDSWRPLNEGVEVDFGPERYPEFGQDPHCMALHPLRPDRLYQQNHCGIYRLDRPATRWQRVGRNMPPEIGDIGFGVVLHPRDPDTAWVFPMDGTSVWPRTSIGGQPALYRTRDAGASWLRQDRGLPREHAWYTVKRQAFCADSGDPVGIYFGTTSGELWMSPNEGRSFRQIAAHLPHVYAVTAVTPR from the coding sequence GTGGCGACTCGCAAAGGCGCGTTCTTCTACTTCGCCAACGCGGCGCGCACGCGCTGGCGCCTCGAGGGACCGCACTTCCTGGGCCAGATCGTGAACCATGTGGCGCTCGACCCGCGCGACGGGCGGACGCTCTTGGCCGCGGTTCGCCCGGGCCAGCTCGGGCCCACCATCTACCGCTCGGCGGACCTGGGCGCGACCTGGCAGGAAGCGAAGCAGCCCCCGGCTTTCGCGCGCGCGCGCGAGGGCGAGCGCGCGCTGGCCGTGAGCCACACCTTCCACCTCACGCCGGGGCACTCGGGCGAGCCCGGCGTCTGGTACGCCGCCGTGTCTCCGCCCGCGCTCTTCCGCAGCGCGGACGGCGGAGTCACTTGGGCCGGCGTCGAGGGCTGGAACCAGCACCCCATGCGCTTCCAGTGGTGCCCGCCCGAGGACCAGACGCCCGACGGCTCGATCATGCACTCGGTGATCGTCGATCCGCGCGACCCGAGTCACCTCTACGTGGGCTGCTCGGGCGGCGGCAGCTTCGAGAGTCTCGACCGCGGTGACTCGTGGCGGCCGCTGAACGAGGGGGTCGAGGTCGACTTCGGCCCCGAGCGCTACCCCGAGTTCGGCCAGGACCCGCACTGCATGGCGCTGCATCCGCTGCGGCCCGACCGGCTGTACCAGCAGAATCACTGCGGCATCTACCGCCTCGACCGGCCGGCCACTCGCTGGCAGCGGGTCGGCCGCAACATGCCGCCCGAGATCGGAGACATCGGCTTCGGTGTCGTGCTGCACCCGCGCGATCCGGACACCGCCTGGGTGTTTCCCATGGACGGCACGTCGGTCTGGCCGCGCACCAGCATCGGCGGCCAGCCGGCGCTCTACCGCACGCGCGACGCCGGCGCGTCGTGGCTGCGCCAGGACCGCGGCCTGCCGCGCGAGCACGCCTGGTACACCGTGAAGCGCCAGGCCTTCTGCGCAGACAGCGGGGACCCGGTGGGGATCTACTTCGGGACCACCAGCGGCGAGCTGTGGATGAGCCCGAACGAGGGCCGCAGCTTCCGGCAGATCGCGGCGCACCTGCCGCACGTGTACGCAGTCACAGCGGTGACTCCGCGCTGA
- a CDS encoding NUDIX domain-containing protein codes for MAVIQRGEAVLAIRRGPRGPFAGHWSLPSGRIEPGESQAAAVAREVAEEVGLAVTPIAKVWECPTDDGAYLLHWWTARPAGASLELALDPHEVSAARWVTAAEFLLLEPGFAGDREFFARVLPGLTR; via the coding sequence ATGGCGGTGATCCAGCGCGGCGAGGCCGTGCTCGCGATACGGCGCGGGCCGCGCGGGCCGTTCGCGGGTCACTGGTCGCTGCCTTCGGGCCGGATCGAGCCGGGCGAGAGCCAGGCGGCGGCGGTGGCGCGCGAGGTCGCCGAAGAGGTGGGGCTGGCGGTGACTCCCATCGCGAAGGTCTGGGAGTGCCCGACCGACGACGGGGCGTACCTGTTGCACTGGTGGACCGCAAGGCCGGCCGGCGCCTCGCTCGAGCTCGCGCTCGATCCCCACGAGGTGAGCGCCGCGCGCTGGGTCACGGCCGCAGAGTTTCTCCTGCTCGAGCCCGGCTTCGCCGGCGATCGCGAGTTCTTCGCGCGCGTGCTGCCCGGGCTCACGCGCTAG
- a CDS encoding methyltransferase domain-containing protein produces MTDRPAHLSAEFASQFADPSVVRAYRARPPYPAGTVEILESLLAPGPARVLELGCGTGDLTLALAPRVAALDALDPSRPMLEVARARAGSAHPQVRWHAAPAERFEPDESYALAVAAESLHWMEWSVVLPRVARWLRPGAVLAIVARELAPLPWDGELRRLIATHSTNRGFRPYDLIEELASRGLFRELGRRRTPPEPVVQSLADYVESFHSRNGFSRERMTERAAAEFDASLRTAVLSHTPDGLVRGTGSALVVWGAPASA; encoded by the coding sequence ATGACTGACCGGCCCGCCCACCTGTCCGCCGAGTTCGCGTCGCAGTTCGCCGACCCCTCGGTGGTGCGCGCCTACCGCGCGCGCCCGCCGTATCCGGCCGGCACGGTGGAGATCCTCGAGTCACTGCTCGCGCCTGGTCCGGCGCGCGTGCTCGAGCTCGGCTGCGGCACGGGTGATCTCACGCTGGCCTTGGCGCCCCGCGTGGCGGCGCTCGACGCGCTCGACCCCTCGCGGCCCATGCTCGAGGTCGCGCGCGCGCGCGCCGGCTCGGCGCATCCCCAGGTGCGCTGGCACGCGGCTCCGGCGGAGCGCTTCGAGCCCGACGAGAGCTACGCGCTCGCCGTCGCCGCGGAGAGCCTGCACTGGATGGAGTGGTCGGTCGTGCTGCCGCGCGTTGCGCGCTGGCTCCGGCCCGGGGCGGTGCTGGCGATCGTGGCGCGCGAGCTGGCCCCGCTGCCCTGGGACGGCGAGCTGCGGCGGCTCATCGCGACTCACTCGACCAACCGCGGCTTCCGGCCGTACGACCTGATCGAGGAGCTCGCGAGCCGCGGGCTGTTCCGCGAGCTGGGCCGGCGGCGTACGCCACCCGAGCCGGTCGTGCAGAGCCTCGCCGACTACGTCGAGTCGTTCCACTCGCGCAACGGCTTCTCGCGCGAGCGCATGACGGAGCGGGCGGCGGCGGAGTTCGATGCGTCACTGCGGACGGCCGTGCTGAGTCACACGCCGGACGGGCTGGTGCGCGGCACGGGCTCGGCGCTGGTGGTCTGGGGCGCGCCGGCTAGCGCGTGA
- a CDS encoding VOC family protein — protein MHRSRLATVVIDCPKEDSDRSFEFWSRALGRDAVPFENPIYASLRGRVGGEGGPIVLLQRVPAAERAVHLDIETDDVEAEVARLERLGARVKARIRNHVVMEAPSGHPLCVVPVYRADFPAKATVWD, from the coding sequence GTGCACCGCAGCCGGCTCGCGACCGTCGTGATCGATTGCCCGAAGGAGGACTCGGACCGGAGCTTCGAGTTCTGGAGCCGCGCGCTCGGACGCGACGCCGTCCCGTTCGAGAACCCGATCTACGCGTCGCTGCGCGGGCGCGTGGGCGGCGAGGGCGGCCCGATCGTGCTTCTTCAGCGCGTGCCGGCCGCGGAGCGCGCGGTGCATCTCGACATCGAGACCGACGACGTCGAGGCCGAGGTCGCGCGCCTCGAACGGCTCGGCGCGCGCGTGAAGGCGCGCATCCGCAACCACGTGGTCATGGAGGCGCCCTCGGGTCACCCCTTGTGCGTGGTACCGGTGTACCGCGCCGACTTCCCGGCCAAGGCGACGGTCTGGGACTAG
- a CDS encoding DUF6614 family protein → MDQYHVWCNLKPGVSDVGFCDDVSRYLGSLREGGRIRGFRLTRRKLGLGPRDLGEFHIAIEVDDLAQLERAFQAVSERAEPIEELHARVNQVATDVRFALYRDFPDPHRRRGAERF, encoded by the coding sequence GTGGACCAGTACCACGTCTGGTGCAACCTGAAGCCCGGCGTCTCCGACGTCGGCTTCTGCGACGACGTGAGCCGCTATCTCGGGTCGCTGCGCGAGGGCGGGCGCATCCGCGGCTTCCGGCTGACTCGCCGCAAGCTCGGGCTGGGTCCGCGCGACCTGGGCGAGTTCCACATCGCGATCGAGGTCGACGACCTGGCGCAGCTGGAGCGCGCGTTCCAGGCCGTGTCCGAGCGCGCGGAGCCGATCGAGGAGCTGCACGCGCGCGTGAACCAGGTCGCGACCGACGTGCGCTTCGCGCTCTACCGCGACTTCCCGGATCCGCACCGCAGGCGCGGCGCGGAGCGCTTCTGA
- a CDS encoding GNAT family N-acetyltransferase gives MPPAGLSERTGGCLCGRVRYALRGAPRLAEHCHCSMCRKAHGAAFASYGEVRAADLAWRSGERELSAYRSSPARERLFCRHCGSKLAIRRLDDPGALALHLATLDDGEGIHFARHVFDGDRVPWLGPSDSLPRFDLYPGWEVVLRPTVPDDLDFVMALERHPENAPFVGQWSREQHTHAIESPDREHWLIARRRDGAPAGFLIAFDLRAAGHGVHLKRIVLESKGRGLGREAIGQLAARSFGVLQASHLWLSVYETNERAQRAYRALGFNVEEPSAALRAELHGVVGGFSDRSLLMALRP, from the coding sequence ATGCCACCTGCCGGCCTGAGCGAGCGCACGGGCGGCTGTCTGTGCGGGCGTGTGCGCTACGCGCTGCGGGGCGCACCGCGCCTGGCGGAGCATTGTCACTGCAGCATGTGCCGCAAGGCGCACGGCGCGGCATTCGCCAGCTACGGCGAGGTGCGCGCCGCCGACCTCGCCTGGCGCAGCGGCGAGCGCGAGCTGTCGGCCTACCGCTCGTCGCCCGCGCGCGAGCGGCTGTTCTGCCGGCACTGCGGCTCGAAGCTGGCCATCCGCCGGCTCGACGATCCCGGTGCGCTCGCGCTGCACCTGGCCACGCTGGACGACGGCGAGGGCATCCACTTCGCGCGCCACGTCTTCGACGGCGACCGCGTGCCGTGGCTGGGCCCGAGTGACTCGCTGCCGCGCTTCGACCTGTATCCGGGCTGGGAGGTCGTGCTGCGCCCGACCGTGCCCGACGACCTCGACTTCGTGATGGCGCTCGAGCGTCACCCCGAGAACGCGCCGTTCGTCGGCCAGTGGAGCCGCGAGCAGCACACGCACGCGATCGAGTCGCCGGACCGCGAGCACTGGCTGATCGCGCGCCGCCGCGACGGCGCGCCGGCGGGCTTCCTGATCGCGTTCGACCTGCGCGCGGCGGGGCACGGCGTGCACTTGAAGCGCATCGTGCTCGAGAGCAAGGGCCGCGGGCTGGGGCGCGAGGCGATCGGGCAGCTCGCGGCTCGCAGCTTCGGCGTGCTCCAGGCGAGTCACCTCTGGCTCAGCGTCTACGAGACGAACGAGCGCGCGCAGCGCGCCTACCGCGCGCTCGGCTTCAACGTCGAAGAGCCCAGTGCGGCGCTGCGCGCCGAGCTTCACGGCGTGGTCGGCGGCTTCTCCGACCGAAGCCTGCTGATGGCGCTGCGGCCGTGA
- a CDS encoding VOC family protein gives MPSYELYAVRIFVRDWKRALDFYANTLGMPVRMANEQLGWAELGIGVAPLALERARPGDPESHGLMGRFVGVSLRVDDVAATYEELRARGVEFVAPPEKQPWGGTLAHFRDPDGNVLTLLGRS, from the coding sequence ATGCCGAGCTACGAGCTCTACGCCGTGCGCATCTTCGTGCGCGACTGGAAGCGCGCGCTCGACTTCTACGCCAACACGCTGGGCATGCCGGTGCGCATGGCGAACGAGCAGCTCGGCTGGGCGGAGCTCGGCATCGGCGTCGCGCCGCTCGCGCTCGAGCGCGCACGGCCCGGCGACCCCGAGTCACACGGCCTGATGGGCCGGTTCGTCGGCGTGTCACTGCGGGTCGACGACGTGGCGGCGACTTACGAGGAGCTGCGCGCGCGCGGCGTCGAGTTCGTGGCGCCCCCCGAGAAGCAGCCCTGGGGCGGCACGCTCGCGCACTTCCGCGACCCCGACGGCAACGTGCTGACGCTGCTCGGCAGGTCGTGA
- a CDS encoding GNAT family N-acetyltransferase, translating to MCAQARTRPAGQTARGRPTIREATLADHPQIAMLVTALGYPTNATDMKERLEGLFADASYTTFAAELGGSVVGMAGACIARFYERNGVYARLCALVVSGDKAGHGVGAALVRAVEKWAMDHGAAEIFLNSGVQREGSHSFYEKLGYRATGVRFSKELG from the coding sequence ATGTGCGCACAGGCCAGAACGCGGCCCGCGGGCCAGACCGCGCGCGGCCGGCCCACGATCCGCGAAGCCACGCTCGCGGACCACCCGCAGATCGCGATGCTCGTGACTGCGCTCGGCTATCCCACCAACGCCACCGACATGAAGGAACGGCTCGAGGGGCTGTTCGCCGACGCGAGTTACACCACGTTCGCGGCCGAGCTCGGCGGCAGCGTGGTCGGCATGGCGGGCGCATGCATCGCGCGCTTCTACGAGCGGAACGGCGTGTACGCGCGGCTGTGCGCGCTGGTGGTCTCGGGCGACAAGGCCGGCCACGGCGTCGGCGCCGCGCTCGTGCGCGCGGTGGAGAAATGGGCCATGGACCACGGGGCGGCGGAGATCTTCCTCAACAGCGGCGTGCAGCGCGAGGGCTCGCACAGCTTCTACGAGAAGCTCGGCTACCGCGCCACGGGCGTGCGCTTCTCGAAGGAGCTCGGCTGA
- a CDS encoding GNAT family N-acetyltransferase, with the protein MTPAGFWAARLGCSAADLTRSGLTLLRHAEPRGFYALAAGSAVVVAAPESLHAALREHPDPAGLLTREAAARVLPAGAAFVGPACLAYLERAPAPPQPVVRVTSAHDPALAALRAAVRAEEWRHANLEAAEPPLFAWAHEGALASASGFQRLLDSVAHVGVVTDPRARSRGLGRRVVQAAAAHAFGLGLLVQYQTLAANAPALRIAESLGFVPFARTLSARWNA; encoded by the coding sequence GTGACTCCCGCCGGGTTCTGGGCCGCCCGGCTCGGCTGCTCCGCCGCCGACCTCACGCGGTCCGGGCTCACCTTGCTGCGCCACGCCGAGCCGCGCGGGTTCTACGCGCTGGCCGCGGGGTCGGCCGTGGTGGTGGCGGCGCCAGAGTCACTTCACGCCGCCCTGCGAGAGCATCCGGACCCGGCCGGGCTCCTGACGCGCGAGGCCGCCGCCCGCGTGCTGCCCGCCGGGGCGGCGTTCGTGGGACCGGCCTGCCTTGCGTATCTCGAGCGCGCCCCCGCACCGCCGCAGCCGGTGGTCAGGGTGACTTCGGCGCACGACCCGGCATTGGCCGCGCTGCGCGCCGCGGTCCGAGCCGAGGAATGGCGGCACGCGAACCTCGAGGCTGCGGAGCCGCCGCTGTTCGCCTGGGCGCACGAGGGCGCGCTCGCCTCGGCCTCGGGCTTCCAGCGCCTGCTCGACTCGGTGGCGCACGTGGGGGTCGTGACCGATCCGCGCGCGCGCAGCCGGGGGCTCGGCAGGCGCGTGGTGCAGGCCGCGGCCGCGCACGCGTTCGGCCTGGGCTTGCTCGTGCAGTACCAGACGCTGGCGGCGAACGCGCCCGCGCTGCGCATCGCCGAGTCACTGGGCTTCGTCCCGTTCGCGCGCACGCTCTCCGCGCGCTGGAACGCCTAG
- a CDS encoding histidine phosphatase family protein: protein MARLLLVRHCQSMGQEPEATLSEAGHVAAHVLAERLLAHPIDRVVSSSYTRARQTLAPFAARRGLELELDERLVERRLSPAPVPHWREVVERSFVDPDYRVPGGESGRETLERGWKALEAILDSGRALPVVASHGQLISLVLQRIDPRFGFAGWQALANPDVFLIERVGGRHSFQRVE, encoded by the coding sequence ATGGCCCGGCTCCTGCTCGTCCGACACTGCCAGTCCATGGGCCAGGAGCCCGAGGCGACGCTGAGCGAGGCCGGCCACGTCGCTGCGCACGTCCTGGCCGAGAGACTGCTCGCCCACCCGATCGACCGGGTCGTGTCCAGCAGCTACACGCGCGCGCGGCAGACGCTGGCGCCGTTCGCCGCGCGCCGCGGGCTGGAGCTCGAGCTCGACGAGAGACTCGTCGAGCGGCGGCTCTCGCCGGCGCCGGTCCCGCACTGGCGCGAGGTGGTCGAGCGCTCCTTCGTCGACCCCGACTACCGCGTGCCCGGCGGCGAGTCGGGGCGCGAGACGCTGGAGCGCGGCTGGAAGGCGCTCGAGGCCATCCTGGACTCGGGTCGCGCGCTGCCGGTGGTGGCGAGTCACGGCCAGCTGATCTCGCTCGTGCTGCAGCGCATCGACCCGCGCTTCGGGTTCGCGGGCTGGCAGGCGCTCGCGAACCCCGACGTGTTCCTGATCGAACGCGTGGGCGGGCGCCATTCGTTCCAGCGGGTGGAGTGA